From the genome of Glycine max cultivar Williams 82 chromosome 2, Glycine_max_v4.0, whole genome shotgun sequence, one region includes:
- the LOC113000456 gene encoding uncharacterized protein, whose product QAVLWNGDCQEAFEKIKQSLANPPVLMPPVTGRPLFLYMTVLDESMGCVLGQHDDSGKKEQAIYYLSKKFTACEMNYSMLERTCCALVWASHRLRQYMLSHTTWLISKMDPVKYIFEKPALTGRIARWQVLLSEFDIVYVTQKAVKGSALADYLAQQPLQDYRPMHPEFPDEDIMALFEEKRTHEDIDKWIVCFDGASNALGHGVGAVLVSPNDQCIPFTARLGFDCTNNMAEYEACALGVQAAIDFDVKLLKVYGDSALVIRQLKGEWETRDPKLIPYQTHILRFVKYFDDISFHHIPREENQMADALATLASMFQPAPHGDLPYIEFKSQGRPAYCYAIEEERDGKPWYFDIKQYVENKEYPPGISDNDKRTLRRLATGFFVSGTILYKRNHDMTLLRCVAGY is encoded by the exons caggcggtcctgtggaacggtgactgccaagaggccttcgagaagatcaaacagagtctcgcaaatcccccggtgctcatgccacctgtaacaggaagacctcttttcctgtacatgaccgtgttggacgagtctatggggtgcgtgttgggtcagcatgatgattctgggaaaaaggagcaagccatctactatctgagcaagaagtttactgcatgtgagatgaattactcaatgctggaaaggacgtgttgtgctctggtatgggcatcacatcggcttaggcagtacatgctcagccataccacatggcttatttccaaaatggatcccgtgaaatacatctttgaaaaaccggccctcacgggacgaatcgctaggtggcaggtactattatctgaattcgatatcgtttacgtcacccaaaaagcggtaaagggaagtgccttagcagattatttggcccagcaacccctccaggattatcggccgatgcaccccgagttcccagatgaagatatcatggccttgtttgaagagaagcggacgcacgaggacatagacaaatggattgtttgcttcgatggggcatctaatgctttgggccacggagtaggggcagtccttgtatccccgaatgatcaatgtattcctttcacggctagactaggttttgattgtaccaacaatatggccgagtacgaagcatgcgccctcggggttcaggcggccattgattttgatgtaaaactactcaaggtgtatggagactcagctttggtgatacgtcagttgaaaggagaatgggaaactagggatccgaagttgataccctatcaaactcacatcttgaggtttgtcaagtactttgacgacatttccttccaccacatacctcgggaagagaatcaaatggctgatgcattagccaccctggcatccatgtttcaacctgccccacacggggatctgccgtacatcgaattcaaatctcaaggcaggccggcatattgttatgcaatagaggaagagcgggatgggaaaccgtggtatttcgacatcaagcagtatgtcgagaacaaagaatacccaccagggatttctgacaatgacaaaaggacgttgaggagattggctactggtttctttgtaagtggtactatcctatacaaacgaaaccacgacatgaccctcctacgatgc GTTGCAGGctattag